The Podospora pseudocomata strain CBS 415.72m chromosome 1 map unlocalized CBS415.72m_1, whole genome shotgun sequence genome has a segment encoding these proteins:
- a CDS encoding uncharacterized protein (COG:S; EggNog:ENOG503P3CV), which produces MATATSQNRNLPPAPAYQYPQAPPQQQQQQYPQYQQSYQQSYQQRQQHPSQQQQHPLHSTQQRPANPTRKSRSFSLRSDKSQGSSSNQKADKVDLHETPAEKEAKRLHSKADPTLAMQEAEPAQVAANEASSLAPLRSIQHKDLYGNPIAEPDRSNPTRSRWERPLDTIRSFEAAIDGGYSNRKSMIRPDPDARANRRASYYGNGNGGRFSHDSYYGSRPPSMMYHDRVGGSQQDLRQHHYDQGYSGHPAAGRQRWNRMQSDPHGNRPGPNEYVLPSNHRSYETVTTASGSGTSGEPAGYQTDPTSSDNSSIERVQSAPKRKPAPQQQQMNDYGIGFSNNSVYPPPSFAVGAQSSSSSSGDLPNFQQQAPPPAVPQKGSTLRKTTTASPPQVQDRPSPPEKRKSWFSRRFSKNN; this is translated from the exons ATGGCGACCGCAACATCCCAGAACAGGAACCTCCCCCCTGCGCCTGCTTATCAGTACCCTCAGGCCCcgccgcaacagcagcagcaacagtatCCACAGTACCAGCAGTCATATCAGCAGTCTTACCAGCAGCGCCAGCAGCATccttcccaacaacaacaacatccgcTTCATTCGACTCAGCAGCGCCCTGCGAACCCAACCAGGAAATCTAGAAGCTTCAGTCTCAGGTCGGACAAATCCCAGGGTTCTAGCAGCAATCAGAAAGCCGACAAGGTCGACTTGCACGAGACCCCAGCCGAGAAGGAAGCCAAAAGACTTCACAGCAAAGCCGATCCCACCCTCGCAATGCAAGAGGCGGAACCTG CACAGGTTGCCGCAAACGAAGCATCGTCGCTCGCGCCTTTGAGGAGCATTCAACACAAGGATCTCTATGGCAACCCAATCG CCGAACCTGACCGCTCTAATCCCACCAGAAGCCGCTGGGAACGACCATTAGACACGATTCGGAGTTTCGAGGCAGCAATTGATGGCGGATACAGCAACAGGAAGTCCATGATCCGGCCCG ACCCGGATGCCAGAGCCAACCGACGAGCTAGCTATTATGGCA ATGGCAATGGTGGTAGATTCTCGCACGACAGCTACTACGGCAGCCGGCCGCCATCCATGATGTACCATGATCGTGTCGGTGGGAGCCAACAGGACCTCAGACAACATCACTACGACCAAGGGTACAGCGGTCACCCGGCAGCTGGACGGCAAAGGTGGAACCGAATGCAGTCCGACCCGCACGGTAACAGGCCGGGTCCCAATGAATATGTGCTCCCCAGCAACCATCGGTCCTATGAGACAGTTACAACGGCGTCAGGGAGTGGTACGTCAGGAGAGCCAGCCGGGTATCAGACGGACCCAACAAGCAGCGATAATAGCTCCATCGAGCGGGTTCAGTCGGCGCCGAAGAGGAAACCAGCaccgcaacaacagcagatGAACGACTACGGCATTGGGTTCAGCAACAACTCGGTGTACCCGCCACCATCGTTTGCAGTGGGAGCTCAAAGCAGCAGTTCAAGCTCGGGAGATTTGCCCAACTTTCAGCAACAggcaccccctccagcgGTTCCTCAGAAGGGTTCGACGTTGAGGAAAACCACGACTGCGTCGCCACCTCAGGTGCAGGATAGACCCTCGCCAccggagaagaggaagagttggtTTTCGAGGAGGTTTAGCAAGAACAACTAA
- the VMA21 gene encoding vacuolar ATPase assembly integral membrane protein vma21 (COG:U; EggNog:ENOG503P580) produces the protein MPIKHGLTYPIRTSLTLTTNIIKQASPLTIPYHHILQSKSQRSPKMATRRIISQEKTLLDQPDPNTLSSSSPAQKSNITPAVPSAVIFKLLAFTLAMMVVPIGSYFATVNTLFKGNSTYAGGLAAIMANVVLIGYVLVAMAEDQSDRLEEEKKQKQEGKKDR, from the exons ATGCCAATTAAGCACGGACTCACCTACCCAATACGTACCTCTCTCACACTCAcaaccaacatcatcaagcaaGCCTCACCATTGACCATACCATATCATCACATACTACAATCCAAATCTCAAAGATCGCCCAAAATGGCCACCCGCCGTATCATCTCCCAAGAAAAAACCCTCCTCGACCAGCCCGACCCAAAcaccctctcatcctcctccccagctcaaaagtccaacatcacccccgcCGTCCCCTCCGCCGTcatcttcaagctcctcgccTTCACACTCGCCATGATGGTCGTACCTATCGGGTCTTACTTCGCCACCGTCAACACTCTGTTCAAAG GCAACTCAACCTACGCCGGCGGCCTCGCAGCCATAATGGCAAATGTAGTCCTCATAGGCTACGTCCTCGTAGCCATGGCAGAGGACCAGTCCGACCGTCtagaagaggagaagaagcaaaagcaagaggggaagaaggatcGTTGA